In a single window of the Arthrobacter zhangbolii genome:
- a CDS encoding phytoene desaturase family protein yields the protein MSDVSVVGAGPNGLAAAVVLARAGLSVEVFEAGETVGGGSRTKELMEPGHLHDICSAVHPMALASPFFRSFGLGQRIDLVVPEVSYASPLDGGRAALAYKDLDRTVDGLGRDGEAYRRLLEPLVERSEAVTELLMGSLLNIPRDPIAMARFGLAVLDQGTPLWNRRFVEDAAPALLSGVAAHPVGRMPSLPSAGGGLMLGTLAHSVGWPIPVGGSQAIADALAEDIRAHGGRIVTGHRVSSLDEVAGSQAVILDVSPSVLLELGGDRLPARYARALEQFRYGNAACKVDFILSAPVPWSNPELAGTGTLHLGGTRAELASAEADVAAGRHPRRPYVLASQPSGFDPTRAPAGRHILWSYCHVPAGSTVDMTEAVTAQIERFAPGFRDVVVDSSVTTAADLARYNENYVGGDFGGGAVTLTQMLRRPVLSPSPWRTALPGVYLSSASTPPGPGVHGMGGLHAAHLALKDVFGMPVPDLSPSAGAV from the coding sequence ATGAGCGACGTCAGCGTGGTCGGAGCCGGTCCCAACGGACTGGCCGCAGCGGTGGTTCTGGCACGTGCCGGGCTGTCGGTCGAGGTTTTCGAGGCCGGCGAAACGGTGGGCGGCGGCAGCCGGACCAAAGAGCTGATGGAACCGGGCCACCTGCATGACATCTGCTCGGCGGTGCACCCGATGGCGCTCGCCTCCCCGTTTTTCCGCAGCTTCGGGCTCGGGCAGCGGATCGATCTGGTGGTGCCGGAGGTTTCCTACGCCTCACCGCTGGACGGCGGCCGCGCAGCACTGGCCTACAAGGACCTGGACCGGACGGTGGACGGACTGGGACGGGACGGGGAAGCCTACCGCCGGCTGCTGGAACCCCTGGTGGAACGCAGCGAGGCAGTCACGGAACTGCTGATGGGATCGCTGCTGAACATCCCGCGGGACCCCATCGCAATGGCCCGGTTCGGCCTGGCCGTCCTGGACCAGGGCACGCCGCTGTGGAACCGCCGGTTCGTGGAGGACGCCGCTCCGGCACTGCTCTCCGGTGTTGCGGCGCATCCGGTGGGGCGGATGCCCTCGCTGCCCTCGGCCGGCGGCGGACTGATGCTGGGCACGCTGGCCCACTCGGTCGGCTGGCCCATTCCCGTGGGAGGCTCGCAAGCCATTGCCGACGCGCTGGCCGAGGATATCCGGGCGCACGGCGGGCGTATTGTCACCGGCCACAGGGTCTCCTCCCTGGACGAAGTGGCCGGCTCGCAGGCAGTCATCCTGGACGTTTCTCCCTCGGTGCTGCTGGAACTGGGCGGTGACCGGCTGCCGGCCCGCTACGCCCGGGCGCTGGAGCAGTTCCGGTACGGCAACGCCGCCTGCAAAGTCGACTTCATCCTCTCCGCCCCGGTGCCCTGGTCCAACCCGGAACTCGCAGGGACCGGAACACTGCACCTGGGCGGTACCCGTGCCGAGCTGGCGTCTGCCGAGGCCGATGTCGCGGCCGGGCGGCACCCGCGCCGGCCCTATGTGCTCGCGTCCCAGCCCAGCGGTTTTGATCCCACCCGCGCCCCTGCCGGACGCCATATCCTCTGGTCCTACTGCCATGTCCCCGCCGGGTCCACCGTGGATATGACCGAGGCCGTGACCGCCCAGATTGAACGCTTCGCGCCCGGCTTCCGCGACGTCGTGGTGGATTCATCGGTGACGACGGCGGCGGATCTGGCCCGCTACAACGAAAACTATGTGGGTGGGGATTTCGGCGGCGGCGCCGTGACGCTGACCCAGATGCTGAGGCGCCCGGTGCTTTCCCCGTCTCCCTGGCGCACGGCCCTGCCCGGCGTGTACCTCAGCTCCGCCTCCACCCCGCCCGGCCCCGGGGTCCACGGCATGGGCGGTCTGCACGCGGCCCACCTGGCGTTGAAGGACGTTTTCGGCATGCCGGTCCCGGATCTGTCTCCCTCCGCGGGAGCGGTGTGA
- a CDS encoding lipid II:glycine glycyltransferase FemX, translating into MTPVPYRSEQLSHEEFEALAAAHPDVVIPLEQTPYWADFERKLGRTPYGIWAYYDGGTLVAVASYLRSDRRLRPSLVVVNGPTWFTTRTHNAEARLVATVQEQFRADPAVDPLYVRMQVAHPQPPVTGPLEHGWYEREIVVDLTPDTDAIFASFRSNARNLIRKAEKLGVEVRTIEPERWAEVFRTELFPIMQETAARDGFSSFESTFYETLLTELGQYLRLMVAYVDNRPVSWLITTEYRGYSVYYFAASSHSARKTNAPYLLLWEAFKVLKEAGNTACGLTGIVSENYPGLINVTTFKRNFSKTVVTIPTTYDIPLHPRRYALVAAALRLRREAPQKLRALPASAKARAAAITGRKGGQAPQ; encoded by the coding sequence GTGACCCCCGTTCCATACCGTTCCGAGCAGCTTTCCCACGAGGAATTCGAGGCCCTTGCCGCCGCGCATCCCGATGTGGTGATCCCGCTGGAGCAGACCCCCTACTGGGCGGATTTTGAGCGGAAACTCGGCCGCACTCCCTACGGCATCTGGGCGTATTACGACGGCGGCACCCTGGTGGCCGTTGCCAGCTACCTGCGCTCGGACCGCCGGCTGCGTCCCTCCCTGGTGGTGGTCAACGGACCGACCTGGTTCACCACCCGCACGCACAACGCCGAAGCCCGCCTGGTGGCCACGGTGCAGGAACAGTTCCGTGCCGACCCGGCGGTGGATCCGCTCTACGTCCGGATGCAGGTGGCCCACCCCCAGCCGCCGGTCACGGGACCGCTGGAACACGGCTGGTATGAACGGGAAATCGTGGTGGACCTGACCCCGGACACGGACGCCATCTTCGCCTCCTTCCGTTCCAACGCCCGCAACCTGATCCGCAAGGCGGAGAAGCTCGGCGTCGAAGTGCGGACCATCGAGCCGGAGCGCTGGGCAGAGGTCTTCCGCACGGAACTGTTCCCGATCATGCAGGAAACCGCCGCCCGCGACGGATTCTCCAGCTTCGAGTCGACCTTCTACGAGACACTGCTGACCGAGCTCGGCCAGTACCTGCGGCTGATGGTGGCCTACGTGGACAACCGGCCCGTGTCCTGGCTGATCACCACCGAGTACCGCGGCTATTCGGTCTACTATTTCGCCGCCAGCTCGCACAGTGCCCGTAAGACCAACGCCCCGTATCTGCTGCTGTGGGAAGCCTTCAAAGTGCTCAAGGAAGCCGGCAACACGGCCTGCGGGCTCACCGGCATTGTCAGCGAGAACTATCCCGGGCTGATCAACGTCACCACGTTCAAACGGAATTTCTCCAAGACCGTGGTCACCATTCCCACCACTTATGACATTCCGCTGCACCCGCGCCGGTACGCTCTGGTAGCAGCGGCGCTCAGGCTCCGCCGGGAAGCACCGCAGAAACTGCGTGCGCTGCCGGCGTCGGCCAAGGCGCGTGCAGCCGCGATCACCGGACGGAAGGGCGGACAGGCACCTCAATGA
- a CDS encoding glycosyltransferase family 87 protein has translation MDPSPRRRPMRIVAPSRNDPFLRKFSEVIGGPLGRFTAPGIVTPGFFTVERVLILFTTLSALLAVLVKMPCRAGGWSTPDHFYQACYSDWPELFRTRGLGEGVFPFLTEGAFFEYPVLLGLLAGATALLIPGQEDGATALRSLQYFDVNALLATGAWIAAVVLTMRMSGRRPWDAAMVALAPTAVLAVFINWDIWAVLLAAAGMLAFARNKPVAAGILIGLGTALKLYPVLILGAVLVLALRTLRLRPAVLTFAAAGAAWLAVNLPFLLRDYESWRYFLSFTSDRPAGYSSIWFGWNLTVERYGGATVDAAFINVWAYLLFALACAGIAVLALSAERRPRLAQLAFLIVAAFILTNKVYSPQFVLWLLPLVALARPRWRDFLIWQFFEVMHWWAIWMYLARETSGGAAQNNIDSPYYVLAVLGHVLATVYLMGAVVSDILNPAGDPVRRNGVDDPQGGPFNGAPDRWVLRRAKTVQVPLEAHAAPSKEAQ, from the coding sequence ATGGATCCGAGCCCCCGGCGCCGCCCCATGCGGATAGTGGCGCCCAGCCGAAATGACCCGTTCCTGCGCAAATTCAGCGAGGTCATCGGCGGGCCGCTGGGACGCTTCACGGCGCCGGGCATCGTCACCCCGGGGTTTTTTACGGTGGAGCGCGTGCTGATTCTGTTCACCACCCTCTCCGCCCTGCTCGCCGTACTGGTCAAAATGCCCTGCCGCGCCGGGGGCTGGAGCACCCCCGACCACTTCTACCAGGCCTGCTATTCCGACTGGCCCGAACTGTTCCGCACGCGCGGCCTGGGGGAGGGGGTCTTCCCCTTCCTCACGGAGGGTGCCTTCTTTGAATACCCGGTTCTGCTGGGGCTGCTCGCGGGTGCCACCGCACTGCTGATTCCGGGGCAGGAGGACGGCGCCACCGCGCTGCGCTCGCTTCAGTATTTCGACGTTAATGCGCTGCTGGCCACCGGTGCCTGGATTGCCGCAGTTGTGCTGACCATGCGGATGTCCGGCCGCCGGCCCTGGGACGCGGCCATGGTGGCCCTGGCGCCAACAGCCGTCCTTGCGGTCTTTATCAACTGGGACATCTGGGCAGTACTGCTGGCCGCCGCGGGCATGCTGGCGTTCGCCCGGAACAAACCGGTGGCAGCAGGAATCCTGATTGGGCTGGGGACCGCCTTGAAGCTTTACCCCGTGCTGATCCTCGGCGCAGTGCTGGTCCTGGCGCTGCGGACCCTGCGCCTGCGGCCGGCCGTCCTCACCTTTGCCGCCGCCGGCGCTGCCTGGCTGGCCGTCAACCTGCCCTTCCTGCTGCGGGACTACGAGTCCTGGCGGTACTTCCTCAGCTTCACTTCCGACCGGCCGGCCGGCTATTCCTCCATTTGGTTTGGCTGGAACCTGACCGTGGAACGCTACGGCGGAGCCACGGTGGACGCCGCCTTCATCAATGTGTGGGCCTACCTGCTGTTCGCGCTGGCCTGCGCCGGCATAGCCGTGCTGGCACTGAGCGCTGAACGGCGACCGCGCCTGGCGCAGCTGGCCTTTTTGATCGTGGCCGCGTTCATCCTCACCAACAAGGTCTATTCGCCGCAGTTTGTCCTGTGGCTCCTGCCCCTGGTGGCGCTGGCGCGGCCACGCTGGCGGGACTTCCTCATCTGGCAGTTCTTCGAAGTGATGCACTGGTGGGCCATCTGGATGTACCTGGCCCGGGAAACCTCCGGCGGTGCGGCGCAGAACAACATCGATTCCCCCTACTACGTGCTGGCCGTCCTGGGCCACGTGCTGGCCACGGTTTATCTCATGGGTGCAGTGGTGTCGGACATCCTCAATCCCGCCGGAGATCCGGTGCGGCGCAACGGTGTGGACGATCCGCAGGGAGGCCCGTTCAACGGCGCCCCCGATCGCTGGGTCCTCAGGCGCGCCAAGACCGTTCAGGTACCCTTGGAAGCGCACGCGGCCCCGTCGAAAGAAGCACAGTGA
- a CDS encoding inositol-3-phosphate synthase: protein MSENPIRVAIVGVGNCAASLVQGVQYYRNADPNEIVPGLMHVKFGDYHVNDVQFVAAFDVDSKKVGLDLADAIGASENNTIKIADVPETGITVQRGHTLDGLGKYYRETIVESDAAPVDIVAALKDNAVDVMVCYLPVGSEQAAKFYAQCAIDAGVAFVNALPVFIAGTKEWADKFTAAGVPIVGDDIKSQIGATITHRVMAKLFEDRGVVLDRTYQLNVGGNMDFKNMLERERLESKKISKTQAVTSNTSADLKADDVHIGPSDYVAWLDDRKWAFVRLEGRNFGDAPVSLEYKLEVWDSPNSAGVIIDAVRAAKIALDRGVGGPILSASSYFMKSPPEQYNDDIAKEKVEQFIRGEVER, encoded by the coding sequence GTGTCCGAGAACCCCATCCGGGTGGCAATTGTCGGTGTTGGAAACTGTGCAGCTTCGCTGGTGCAGGGTGTCCAGTACTACCGAAACGCCGACCCCAACGAGATTGTCCCTGGCCTGATGCACGTGAAGTTCGGCGACTACCACGTCAATGACGTGCAGTTCGTGGCGGCTTTCGACGTCGACAGCAAGAAGGTCGGCCTGGATCTGGCCGATGCCATTGGCGCCAGCGAGAACAACACCATCAAGATTGCCGACGTTCCGGAAACCGGCATCACGGTGCAGCGCGGACACACCCTTGACGGGCTGGGGAAGTACTACCGGGAGACCATTGTCGAGTCCGACGCCGCTCCGGTGGACATTGTCGCCGCGCTGAAGGACAACGCCGTTGACGTAATGGTCTGCTACCTTCCGGTCGGATCGGAACAGGCTGCCAAGTTCTACGCCCAGTGCGCCATTGACGCCGGCGTGGCCTTCGTCAACGCCTTGCCCGTCTTCATTGCCGGTACCAAGGAATGGGCGGACAAGTTCACCGCTGCAGGTGTTCCCATTGTCGGTGACGACATCAAGAGCCAGATCGGCGCCACCATCACGCACCGCGTGATGGCCAAGCTGTTCGAGGATCGCGGCGTCGTGCTGGACCGCACCTACCAGCTCAACGTCGGCGGCAACATGGACTTCAAGAACATGCTGGAACGCGAGCGGCTGGAATCGAAGAAGATCTCCAAGACCCAGGCGGTCACCTCCAATACCTCCGCGGACCTCAAGGCGGATGACGTGCACATCGGCCCGTCGGACTACGTCGCCTGGCTGGATGACCGCAAGTGGGCCTTCGTGCGCCTCGAAGGCCGCAACTTCGGCGACGCCCCGGTCTCGCTGGAATACAAACTCGAAGTCTGGGATTCCCCCAACTCCGCCGGTGTCATCATTGATGCCGTCCGTGCCGCGAAGATCGCCCTGGACCGCGGTGTGGGCGGACCCATCCTCTCGGCGTCGAGCTACTTCATGAAGTCCCCGCCCGAGCAGTACAACGACGATATTGCCAAGGAAAAGGTGGAGCAGTTCATCCGCGGCGAGGTCGAACGCTAA
- a CDS encoding formate--tetrahydrofolate ligase — protein MRTNVPSDLEISRSARLLPVAEVAAAAGIPEDALELFGRYKAKVDPALLPGNRVPGRVVLVTAMSPTPAGEGKSTVTVGLADALQRAGKNVFIALREPSMGPVLGMKGGATGGGYSQVVPMEDINLHFTGDFHAITSANNALAALVDNSIFQGNPLGLDPRRITIKRVLDMNDRALREIVIGLGGPAQGVPRQDGFDITVASEVMAVFCLARDLTDLTERLARITVGYTYDRRPVTVADLGAEGAMTLLLRDALKPNLVQTLAGTPALVHGGPFANIAHGCNSVIATRTARRLADIVVTEAGFGADLGAEKYLDIKSRVADVAPDAVVVVATVRALKMHGGLPREQLAEENLPALEAGTANLRRHLENIRRFGINPVVAVNRFATDTEAELHWLREWCATEGVGAAVADVWANGGGGPGGDELAATVLEALGRPVDFRFLYPDELPVAEKIRTVARDIYGAADVEFALPARRRLDEIAARGLEHLPVCMAKTQYSFSDDATALGAPSGFTIHVRDLSIKTGAGFVVALTGAVMTMPGLPKAPAALNMKVAADGTPSGLI, from the coding sequence ATGCGCACCAATGTTCCATCGGACCTGGAAATTTCCCGGTCGGCCCGGCTCCTGCCCGTTGCCGAGGTGGCCGCAGCGGCCGGCATTCCCGAGGACGCGTTGGAGCTCTTCGGCCGTTACAAGGCCAAGGTGGACCCGGCGCTGCTGCCGGGGAACCGGGTTCCGGGGCGGGTGGTGCTGGTGACGGCGATGAGCCCCACCCCGGCCGGGGAAGGGAAATCCACCGTCACTGTCGGCCTGGCCGACGCCCTGCAGCGCGCCGGCAAAAACGTCTTTATCGCCCTGCGGGAACCGTCCATGGGCCCGGTCCTCGGCATGAAGGGCGGAGCCACCGGCGGCGGGTACTCCCAGGTGGTGCCCATGGAGGACATCAACCTGCACTTCACCGGCGACTTCCATGCCATCACCTCGGCCAACAATGCGCTGGCCGCCCTGGTGGACAACTCGATTTTCCAGGGCAATCCCCTGGGGCTGGACCCGCGGCGGATCACCATCAAACGCGTCCTGGACATGAATGACCGCGCCCTGCGGGAGATCGTCATTGGCCTGGGCGGCCCCGCGCAGGGAGTGCCGCGGCAGGACGGCTTCGACATCACGGTTGCCTCGGAGGTGATGGCCGTCTTCTGCCTGGCCCGTGACCTCACCGACCTCACCGAACGCCTGGCGCGGATCACCGTGGGTTATACCTATGACCGCCGGCCGGTGACGGTGGCGGACCTGGGCGCCGAGGGAGCCATGACGCTGCTGCTGCGTGACGCCCTGAAACCAAACCTTGTACAGACCCTGGCCGGGACGCCCGCGCTGGTCCATGGCGGACCCTTCGCCAATATCGCGCACGGCTGCAACTCCGTCATAGCCACCCGCACCGCCCGCAGGCTCGCCGACATTGTGGTGACCGAAGCGGGCTTTGGAGCGGACCTGGGGGCGGAGAAGTATTTGGATATCAAATCCCGGGTGGCCGACGTCGCCCCGGATGCGGTGGTGGTGGTTGCCACCGTACGCGCACTGAAAATGCACGGAGGACTGCCGCGGGAACAACTGGCGGAGGAGAACCTGCCCGCGCTGGAGGCCGGCACGGCCAACCTGCGGCGGCATCTGGAAAACATCCGCCGGTTCGGCATTAATCCGGTGGTCGCAGTGAACCGCTTCGCCACCGATACTGAGGCGGAACTGCACTGGCTGCGAGAATGGTGCGCCACCGAAGGAGTGGGTGCCGCGGTTGCTGACGTCTGGGCGAACGGCGGCGGCGGGCCGGGCGGGGATGAGCTGGCCGCAACGGTACTGGAAGCCCTCGGCCGGCCCGTCGACTTCCGGTTCCTGTATCCGGACGAGCTGCCCGTAGCGGAGAAGATCCGCACAGTTGCCCGGGACATTTACGGTGCGGCGGACGTCGAATTTGCGCTGCCGGCCCGGCGCCGGCTGGATGAGATTGCCGCCCGCGGCCTGGAGCACCTTCCGGTGTGCATGGCCAAGACGCAGTACTCGTTCTCCGACGACGCAACGGCCCTCGGCGCACCGTCCGGTTTCACCATCCATGTCCGGGACCTGTCCATCAAAACCGGCGCCGGTTTTGTCGTGGCACTGACCGGGGCGGTCATGACCATGCCCGGACTCCCGAAGGCACCGGCGGCCCTGAACATGAAGGTTGCCGCGGACGGCACACCCTCGGGCCTCATCTGA
- the mshA gene encoding D-inositol-3-phosphate glycosyltransferase, with product MPQVKRVAMLSLHTSPLEQPGSGDAGGMNVYVRSVALELARSGTEVEIFTRATDPEQRADVQLAPGVKVRHVPAGPVRRVPKEQLPFLDLATAVAEAQPFLLEGGFDVVHSHYWVSGTAGLAVARQWDLPLVHTMHTMARVKNLQAQPGESPEPQIRIDGEQQIVRGATRLIANTSTEAAELETLYGADPRTVDVVAPGVDLNVFSPRGRPGVQAGRGFLPGVFHVVFAGRIQRMKGPQVLVEAAAELRRRRPDIPLRVSILGAGSGSQVLDLAPLIRSLGLQDTVSLRPPVQPHQLADWFRSADVVAVPSFSESFGLVALEAQACGTPVLAANVGGLPKAVRHGRSGVLVNGHAPGRWAEELEALYDGTERRRALGEGAAAHAQAFGWRRTAMLTAESYREAADQFASRSVRK from the coding sequence GTGCCCCAGGTCAAACGTGTGGCCATGCTCTCCCTTCATACCTCCCCGCTGGAGCAGCCCGGCTCCGGCGATGCCGGGGGCATGAACGTCTACGTCCGTTCAGTGGCCCTTGAACTGGCCCGCTCGGGCACCGAAGTGGAGATTTTTACCCGCGCCACGGATCCGGAACAGCGCGCCGATGTGCAGCTGGCACCGGGTGTGAAGGTCCGGCACGTGCCTGCCGGCCCGGTTCGCAGGGTACCCAAGGAACAACTGCCCTTCCTGGACCTGGCCACTGCCGTTGCCGAGGCGCAGCCCTTCCTGCTGGAAGGGGGCTTCGACGTTGTCCATTCGCACTACTGGGTTTCCGGCACAGCCGGCCTGGCCGTGGCCCGGCAGTGGGACCTGCCGCTGGTGCACACCATGCACACCATGGCGCGGGTCAAGAATCTCCAGGCCCAGCCGGGGGAGTCCCCCGAGCCGCAGATCCGTATCGACGGCGAGCAGCAAATAGTCCGGGGTGCCACCCGGCTTATCGCCAACACAAGCACCGAAGCTGCCGAGCTGGAAACCCTGTACGGCGCGGATCCGCGGACCGTTGACGTAGTGGCACCGGGAGTGGACCTGAACGTGTTCTCGCCCCGCGGCAGGCCGGGCGTGCAGGCCGGCAGGGGATTCCTGCCCGGGGTGTTCCACGTGGTGTTTGCCGGCCGGATCCAGCGGATGAAGGGCCCGCAGGTCCTGGTGGAGGCTGCTGCCGAACTGCGGCGCCGGCGCCCGGACATTCCCCTGCGGGTGAGCATCCTGGGTGCAGGCAGCGGCTCGCAGGTCCTTGACCTGGCTCCGCTGATCCGCAGTCTCGGGCTCCAGGACACCGTCTCGCTGCGGCCCCCCGTGCAACCGCATCAGCTGGCGGACTGGTTCCGCTCCGCAGACGTGGTGGCGGTACCCTCCTTCAGCGAGTCCTTCGGCCTCGTGGCCCTGGAAGCCCAGGCCTGCGGCACGCCCGTGCTGGCCGCCAACGTGGGCGGCCTGCCCAAGGCGGTGCGGCACGGACGCAGCGGCGTGCTGGTCAACGGACACGCCCCCGGACGCTGGGCAGAGGAACTCGAGGCCCTCTACGACGGGACCGAGCGCCGTCGTGCCCTCGGTGAAGGAGCGGCCGCACACGCGCAGGCCTTTGGCTGGCGCCGCACAGCGATGCTCACCGCAGAGAGCTACCGTGAGGCAGCTGACCAGTTCGCCAGCCGGTCGGTCCGGAAATAG
- a CDS encoding histidine phosphatase family protein, with product MSNGDNFGPAVPDLTPSGTRLPRLWLLRHGETEWSREGNYTGLTDIPLTPEGEAQARAALEKIGPVSFDRVLTSPLIRARRTAELVGYPDAEIVPHAHEWDYGDNEGRNSRQVREENPGYLIWKDGVPNGESLAQVAERADRIISAVQAGSGTEMDRNPEATPVEKVLLVAHGHFLRILAARWLGLPPEFGRHFALSTAAVCTLGWDKHTPAVVGWNL from the coding sequence ATGAGCAACGGGGACAACTTCGGACCGGCAGTACCGGACCTGACCCCGTCCGGGACCCGGCTGCCCCGCCTATGGCTCCTGCGGCACGGAGAAACCGAGTGGAGCCGTGAGGGCAACTACACCGGACTGACGGATATTCCACTGACGCCCGAAGGCGAAGCCCAGGCCAGGGCTGCGCTGGAGAAGATCGGACCCGTGAGTTTTGACCGGGTCCTCACCTCACCTCTGATCCGCGCCCGACGGACCGCGGAACTGGTGGGCTACCCGGACGCGGAGATTGTTCCCCACGCCCACGAGTGGGATTACGGCGACAATGAGGGCCGCAACAGCCGGCAGGTGCGCGAAGAGAACCCGGGCTACCTGATCTGGAAGGACGGGGTGCCCAACGGCGAATCCCTGGCCCAGGTGGCCGAGCGCGCGGACCGCATCATTTCCGCCGTCCAGGCCGGCTCCGGAACCGAGATGGACCGGAATCCGGAGGCCACCCCGGTGGAAAAGGTCCTGTTGGTGGCACACGGGCACTTCCTGCGCATCCTGGCCGCCCGCTGGCTGGGACTGCCTCCGGAATTCGGCCGCCACTTTGCCCTCAGCACCGCTGCCGTCTGCACCCTCGGCTGGGACAAGCACACCCCTGCCGTAGTCGGCTGGAACCTCTGA
- a CDS encoding CCA tRNA nucleotidyltransferase — protein MAHLFDSSALKSPLPGVIPELGTRFEDAGYELSLVGGPVRDLFLGRVSPDLDFTTNARPDDIIRIIRGWADTFWEIGREFGTIGMRKGGFQVEITTYRADAYDPSSRKPAVAFGDKLEDDLFRRDFTMNAMALRLPSMELVDPFGGARDLHAGMVRTPGAPSTSFSDDPLRMMRAARFASQLQVQVAPEVFEAMRDMAGRIGIISAERVRDELTKLINGKAPWTGVDLLVESGLAEHVLPEVAALKLEIDEHHRHKDVYQHSLTVLRQACELETDADGAVPGPDFVLRFAALMHDVGKPSTRRFEPSGSVSFLHHDAVGAKLTAKRMKALRFDNDTIKSVARLVELHMRFYGYGDAGWTDSAVRRYVNDAGPLLERLHRLTRSDVTTRNRRKAERLAFAYDDLEQRIAALAEQEELAAIRPDLDGEAIMALLNVSPGPVVGRAYRFLLEERMENGPRSEAEAAELLRTWWSAQPESSMQDTGLSPDTTEKESLRGQDGSGTNAKDK, from the coding sequence ATGGCGCACCTTTTTGATAGTTCTGCTTTAAAGTCCCCGCTGCCCGGCGTTATCCCGGAGCTGGGCACCCGTTTCGAGGACGCCGGCTATGAGCTTTCCCTCGTCGGCGGACCCGTGCGGGACCTGTTCCTGGGCCGGGTTTCCCCGGACCTGGATTTCACCACCAACGCCCGACCGGATGACATCATCCGGATTATCAGGGGCTGGGCTGACACATTCTGGGAAATCGGCCGCGAATTCGGCACCATCGGCATGCGCAAGGGCGGGTTCCAGGTGGAGATCACCACCTACCGGGCCGACGCCTATGATCCGTCCTCCCGCAAACCCGCCGTCGCGTTCGGCGACAAACTTGAAGACGATCTGTTCCGCCGGGATTTCACCATGAACGCCATGGCGCTGCGGCTGCCGTCCATGGAACTGGTGGACCCCTTCGGGGGAGCCCGGGACCTGCACGCCGGCATGGTCCGGACGCCGGGTGCGCCGTCGACGTCGTTCTCCGATGATCCGCTGCGGATGATGCGGGCGGCACGCTTTGCCTCGCAGCTGCAGGTACAGGTGGCACCGGAGGTATTTGAGGCCATGCGGGACATGGCCGGCCGGATTGGCATCATCTCCGCGGAACGGGTGCGCGACGAACTGACCAAACTGATCAACGGCAAGGCACCGTGGACCGGTGTGGACCTGCTGGTGGAGAGCGGCCTGGCCGAGCATGTGCTGCCCGAGGTGGCGGCATTAAAACTGGAGATCGATGAGCACCACCGGCACAAGGATGTCTACCAGCACTCCCTGACCGTCCTGCGCCAGGCCTGCGAACTGGAAACGGATGCCGACGGCGCAGTGCCCGGCCCGGACTTTGTGCTGCGCTTTGCCGCACTGATGCATGACGTGGGAAAGCCGTCCACGCGGCGCTTTGAACCGTCCGGTTCCGTGAGCTTCCTGCACCACGACGCCGTGGGCGCCAAGCTCACAGCCAAACGGATGAAGGCGCTGAGGTTCGACAACGACACCATTAAGTCGGTGGCCCGGCTGGTGGAACTGCACATGCGTTTCTACGGGTATGGCGACGCCGGCTGGACCGACTCCGCAGTGCGCCGATACGTCAACGACGCCGGGCCGCTGCTGGAGCGCCTGCACCGGTTGACCCGTTCCGACGTCACCACCCGGAACCGGCGCAAGGCCGAACGGCTGGCGTTCGCCTATGACGACCTTGAGCAGCGGATTGCCGCGCTCGCTGAACAGGAAGAACTTGCTGCCATCCGTCCGGACCTGGACGGGGAGGCCATCATGGCGCTGCTGAACGTGAGTCCCGGGCCCGTGGTGGGCCGCGCCTACCGGTTCCTTCTGGAGGAACGGATGGAAAACGGGCCGCGCAGTGAGGCGGAAGCCGCCGAGCTGCTCCGGACGTGGTGGTCCGCACAACCGGAGAGCTCAATGCAGGATACTGGCCTGTCACCTGATACAACGGAAAAAGAAAGCCTGCGGGGGCAGGATGGATCAGGTACAAACGCGAAGGACAAATAA
- a CDS encoding NUDIX hydrolase → MGGLGAHSVHAPLPTVEEVSAGGIVVDTADEQLPVAIIARLNRGGRLEWCLPKGHPENDEDNPAAAIREIAEETGIDGRILAALGSIDYWFTVSGHRVHKTVHHYLLEACGGHLTIENDPDHEAVDVAWVPLAELGRRLSFPNERRIADLAREILPRHL, encoded by the coding sequence ATGGGTGGCCTCGGTGCGCATTCGGTACATGCTCCCCTGCCCACGGTCGAAGAGGTCTCCGCCGGCGGCATCGTGGTGGACACCGCCGATGAACAGCTGCCCGTGGCCATCATTGCCCGGCTGAACCGCGGCGGACGGCTGGAGTGGTGCCTGCCCAAGGGACATCCCGAAAACGATGAGGACAACCCGGCGGCTGCCATCCGGGAAATCGCCGAGGAAACCGGCATCGATGGCCGGATCCTTGCTGCACTGGGCAGCATTGACTACTGGTTCACCGTCAGCGGGCACCGGGTGCACAAGACCGTGCACCACTACCTCCTTGAGGCCTGCGGCGGACACCTGACCATCGAAAACGATCCGGACCATGAAGCCGTGGACGTTGCCTGGGTTCCGCTGGCGGAACTGGGCCGCAGGCTTTCCTTCCCCAATGAGCGCCGCATCGCGGACCTCGCCCGGGAGATCCTGCCCCGCCACCTCTGA